The following is a genomic window from Natator depressus isolate rNatDep1 chromosome 17, rNatDep2.hap1, whole genome shotgun sequence.
CATCTGCCTATAGATATCAAACTGGTAGTCACCTCTTCCTTGGAACAGCTCTTTGTCAGTAGAAATATCACAGAAGACCGTTAACCCATCTTTCTCCATCCTAGACAGCGTGTAATCTATGATGTTCACATGAATTCCTTTCGTGGGGATTGTATAAACTGCTCCATTCAAAATATAACTGAGCTCTTTCAAGTTGGTTTTCTTTACCAGAATATTCCCCCAATGCAAGTCTCTGTGCTCAAAGTAcagtccctcctctgccacagccAAGGAAGCAGTAACTTGATGCAGCAGGCTTTTTGCTGTTGCCACTGAATTTAGCTGATTCCTCATATTCTCCAAGTTATTGCCTCCAAATTCAAATTCCAGGACCATGAACAGCTGCTGTTCTCCAAACAGGTCGGGCCGGTCATTTTCAGATCCATTCAGTTCATGATATTTGTCCCAGGCTTTCAGAAGATGCTTGGGATATGCCCCCTGGACACAGTGCACAGAGTACAAGTCAATGAACCCTACAGTCCTGTTCTCTACCTCCTGAGATAAAAGGCTGAGCTCCTTTGAGATTATCATCTCTGGCAAGATCTCACTGAAGCTCTTCTGAGCTTCTCCATTGACCCTCTCAGTCCCCTCAACAGGAATGATTTTTAAAGCCACAGCTCCTTTCTCACTGTTCGTTTGGAACACCTCCCCAAATACCCCTTCCCCAATCTTCAAACAGTTCTTCATCTTATCTGGGGGAATACATTCCTCAAAGGAGATAGGACCCTCCTGCTGGCATTCCCCATACACCTTCTCTGCGTCTGTAAGCATCACCTCCAGAACAGAATGGGACTTCATGGGAGTCAGCAGGAGCACGGAGGAAGTGGGCCAGTTAGAGTAGCCAACACTTTGAATGAACAGGGATTTATGGTACCCTGCAAGCTGAGATTTGGAGGAAGGAGTACAAGGGATGCTGCCACAGGCACTTTCCTCAGTGGAAACTTTCTTTTtcttgtggagagagagagatgctcgAGCCCTGGCCCACCACTGGGAGTCATTGAGGAAAGAAAAGTCACACAGAAAAGACGACGACATCTCTAGGGCATTTTTCTCCATTCCTCTTTGCCTCATTTGTTCTTGAAAGAAGGAGCCATCAGCCTGCTGCCATGGAGTTTTTGAATTCTTGCGTCTGACTGGGCGGCGCCTTGCCTGTTTCCCCCATCGGCTGGAGCTGAACCCACTGATACAGGCCTTTTTACTGGTGCCTCTACCACCATCTCTGGGAATGACCTTGCTACTTCTGGACTTCTTTTCTGAGATTACAGACAAGGCAGAGGGGGTAACTGGCTGCTGACAATCGTTTTCCCTCCAGGAGGGCCAAGCATCCAACTTCTTATTATTAGCAGCCAACCAGTTTGGTACCACTTGAGAACTTAAGACCACCAAGGGCTGAAGGTGGTGTCTGCTTTTGTCTGTGCTAAGGTTCCAGCTCCTTTTCTGAGAGCTTCCTCTCAAATCATCATGTGGCTCATCAGGACTAGTATTACCTTGTACCAGGACATGGGGCTTCCCCGTAATGGGCAGTGCAGCCCCAGGACGGCTAGCACTTTTCTGCAGGCCCAGGCTCGTTTCCAGTGGGCACGGCCCCGGTGTAGTCCGCTGAGCCCTCTCTGCCTTTTGTGAGGTCAGTCGTTGGACATGATCTCTACTCACAGTTTTATGAGGGGGTGATGCAGGCTGGCCCCGAGTAGGAACAGACGGTCTGTGTTTACCCGGAAATGATGAGGGAACAAGCTGGATCAAGTCCCCCTGGGCGGCTCCGCAGGGTACGAGGACATACCGGCTCTCGGATACCCGGCAAGCAGGCGGCCTCGGGGCCCCGTGGGGAGATGCTGGGCGCACCGGCTGGCTCCGGCCCCGCCAGTCTCCCGCCAGGGGGCTGCCGCTGGGCCGCTGTGGGCCACGAGAgacccggccgctggccccggcCAGGGGCGGGGAGAAGAGCTCCAGgctgccctccagccctgccGCGGCCTCCGCCGCGCTGCCCGCCGGCGCCAGGGAGCTCAGCTCGGCCAGCAGGGGCCGGGGGGTCCCGTGACGTCGGCGGGGGGCCTGGCCCGAGGCCGCCCTCCCAGCACCGGGGGGGCGGTTCTCCTGGCCGCCGCCCAGGATACTCTCCTCCGCGGGGAGCGTCCGGCTCGCCGCCCCGGCCGGCGCCGGCTGCTGCGGggtgctgcagagcagggggggccCCGCCCTGCGCCCCGGCGACGGGAGCGCCCCCCAGCGGCGCCGGCGGGTGACGTGCCTCCCCGGCGGGGTGGCGGGCGCGGCGCAGCCCCCGCTCGGCGGGCCCGGCCCGGCGGGGGCCCGGTTCTCCTTGGCCGGCCGCGCGCTGCCGCCCCTCCGGCGGGCGGGCCCCCGGCGCGGCCGGCGGGGGCCAGGGGGCTGGAAGTCGGGGTCCTCGGAGCCGGAGGACGAGCCGGCGGAAGCCGAGCCGGCGGAGGCGGAGCTGGAGCCGAAGAGCCGCTCGCGGTCCTGAGGCGGCGACAGCCAGGGCGCCGGGGGCGGCAGGCGGCGCAGGCCGGCGCCCCGGCGCGTGTAGGTGCGGAGCAGCCGCGGCTGGGGCCTCGCAGCCAGCTCCATGGCGCGGCCGCGCCTCAGCCAGAGCCGCCGCGCCCGCCCGCCGCCCTTTCAAACCGCGTCTCGCGAGGCCGGGCGAAGTCCCGCCCACCGGGCCGCTCCTGccgcgggcgggggcgggggcgagcGCGGGCTGGGCCCGGGCTGTCGCTGCTCCGTCCCCGGGCGCCGACGGGAGAGGAGGCGCCAGGCGCCCCGGGTCCGTTCCCCCCCGTCGCCCCTCGGTGCCCTGTGCCCGTCACCCCCCCGTGCCCTGTTTCCCTGACCTCACCCCCCCGTGCCCGTCACCCCCCCGTGCCCTGTTTCCCTGACGTCACCTCACCCCCGTGCCTGTCACCCCCCGTGCCCGTCACCTCACCCCTGTGCCTGTCACCCCCTTGTGCTCTGTGCCCGTCACCCCCCCGTGCCCGTCACCCCTCCCATGCCCTGTCTGTCACCTCACCCCcgtgcccctcacccccccgcgTGCCCGTCACCTCCCGTGCCCTGTGCCCGTCACCTCACCCCCCGTACCCTTCACCTCCCGCGTGCCCTGTGCCCGTCACCTCCTCCATGCTCGTCACCCCCCCGTGCCCGTCACCCCCCGTGCCCTGTGCCCGTCACCCCCCGTGCCCTGTGCCCGTCACCTCCCCCCGTACCCTTCACCTCCCGCGTGCGCCGTGCCCTGTGCCCGACACCCCCCCGTGCCCTGTGCCCAACACCCCTCCGTGCCCGTCACCCCCCCGTGCCCTGTGCCCGACACCTCCCCCCGTACCCTGTGCCCGTCACCTCCCCCCTGTACCCTTCACCTCCCCCGTGCTCGTCACCCTCCTGTGTCCATCACCTCACCCCCGTCCGTCACCCCCCCACCCTGTTTCCGTCACCTCTCCCCCGTGCCCGTCACCTCTCCCgcttcccagcacctcccccccaTGCCCGTCACCTGCCCCCGTGCCCCGTGCCCGGCACCTCCCTCCCCGTTCCAGTCACCTGCCCCTGTGTCTGTCACCTCCCCCCCTGTGCCCGTCACCTCCCCCCTTCCCGTCACCCCCCCGTGCCCTGTGTCTGTCATCGTCACCTCCCCCCCCGTGCCCTGTGTCTGTCACCTCCCCCCCGTGCCCTGTGTCTGTCACCTCCCCCCCGTGCCCGTCAGCCCCGTTCTCCCCATGTGTCTCCCCTGTGCCTGTCTCCCCTTGGGTGCCCCATGCCCATCACCCCTCGGATGCCCTATGTATGTCACACACACTGTGCCTGTCGCCCTCGGGTGCCCTGTGTCTCTCACATGCAGTCTGCCCATCTCTGTGCTCCCTGAGTGACTTTGTCTCGCCCTCATGAGATGACGAGGCCCCTTTGCTCTCAGTGTTTCCCGCAGGGCACTTGCGTCTCTGGGGGAAGATGGACCAACCCTTCACTGGTTCCGCTCCATTGAGCCCCTGGTGACAATGGCCATGTTCTGTATTGGACCAGCTAAGGCCTTCAGGCTCTCACCTCCTGGGGCAGAGAGCTGTGTCTCCAGGACTGGCTGTACAGCACAATACACGCTGAGCGGACAGCACTATGTAAACAACAGAGCACTCACCCTGAATATAGTGAGTGCCGAAATGTTGACGTAGCTTTGGCTTTATCATATAATCCAAGAAATAGTCTCTGCTGTAGTGAATTCTGTGGACTCCACTATTCTACAGTGCAGATGAGTCCTTTGTGCTCCAGGCAAACGCTTGGGGATAGCTCTCCAATACACTTGCCCCACATACTGCAAGTAGGTTGTGGTCACACATCTCTAGGTGAAGACCACCAGACCAGAGACACTTTGGAGTTCATCTCTCCTAAACCGACCAATTGGTGGTGTCGTGAGCAATCTGACCCTGAGCCTCCCTTCCTCTGCTGGTAGCTGAACATGACACCACTACAAGTATCACCAGTCTTGGGAAGAAGGTGGCAGACAACGGGATTGGGCTTCTGGAATTCTTTGGGCATTTTATTAGGCATGCTCTGGGCAAATGGTGTGTGGGAAACTACCAAGACTTTCCACTACTCTCTTTCCAGAATACAACAGTCTGCACAATCGGGAAGGAATGGTCTCTTCCATTCGGTACTAGAGAGACCAAATTATCGGTGAGTGGTTTCTTGGTATCTGCTGTTACACAGATGTACTAGGGAAACACAAACTAGTTACTGTTGGTCTTTCCAGAAATGGGAAATGCAGCACCCAGCAGATACTCTGTTAGTAAATCTACATAGAATGTAACAACATAGGCTCTCTGTGGTGCAAGCAGTGAGCTAAGTCCAAGATTCAGTTTAGTTTGGTTTTAACACACAGGCGCATAATGGTTctggatgttaaaaaaaaataaaaataaaaaaaaaattgaaagtccTGACCTGATAGACTATATTTTCCTAGATCCACATAGCGATCTTGTAACTTTAATGTTGGGGCACTTTTTTTGTGTGTATCTGATTACTTGATTTGAGCCTGTCATGGTGCTTGGTATGTGGCCCTTTAGTTCTCTTGCTTtatgataagtttcagagtaacagccgtgttagtctgtattgacaaaaagaaaaggagtacttgtggcaccttagagactaaccaatttatttgagcataagctttcgtgagctacagctcacttcagctgtatgcatccgatgaagtgagctgtagctcacgaaagcttatgctcaaataaattgattagtctctaaggtggcacaagtactccttttctttttgttttatgatATTAGGGTTGCTAGTGGTAGTGACAGCTACTGCAGGGCTGTGCTGCATCTGCTGTGCCATGCATAtctaagcactagaataaattgcctagggagattgtggaatctccatcactggagatttttaagagcaggttagacaaacacctgtcagggatggtttagatgatagttagtcctgccgtgagtgcaggggattggactagaagacctctcaaggtcccttctggtCCTGTGATTCTGTCCTGGGACATTGGCTTTGTAGTGACCAATGCAGTGAGTCACACGGCATTATTGAAAAGTGGAGTAACAAGTGTTGCATGCTGTAACCAAGAATGGCTTGCTtttaatacacacacaacatgcaTTTAGTGAAATGGCTTGTACATTCTAGAAGTTTCAAACTATTTCCATGCAAATTGCAATCGTGAACCCCCTGCTTAGAGTGAAATAGTTTGATTCCATGCCATACATTTTGCTTTGAGAAATATTTTCAGTGTTGATATCCCTTTCACTTTCAGGGGAGCAAAGAAGTGCAGTACCAATGTGTGGAATGTGCTATCCTGTCCGACAGAGAGGATGTTAGTGTGATAGCTGAGTTGCCTTTAACTGATTCTCAGCAGGTATACACAAAAGCTGTGCGTGTCTGTCTTTTCTTGCTAAAAATCTGTTAACCCACATTTGTGGGATAGAATCTCTGCAGAGACACCTATGAAATCCTTACCCTGAATGACATTTAGGTACTAAGTTATCTCCTGACTCTGCAGAGCAAGAGTGGAGTTTTCATCATGGTGCTTTCAGCTCTCAGGAGAGACTCTGCTCCTACAAGAGATGTTGCCATCTCCTCTAGTTATCCACAGAGGCTATTCCTCCAGAGGATGGTATTTCCAGTGCTGCAAACATTGATTTTTCTAGGTACCGTCTTACTATTGATTCTTCCATAAGTCCAAGCAGAGCAGGGGGATGCTGGGTAACACAACCCCAGCACATTAGAGTCTCAGTTGTGTGAGTGGACTGCAGTTATTCCATTTCTGACCCTCTggctagaaaaacatccagcagGTCTTAACAGACTTCGAGGTGAGAGGTCTGAGATGTAGGGGGAAGAGATAACTCCTTCTGTGAATTTCTTAAATTGATGAGCAGTCCCCATAACCAGAACTGCAAAATCTGGGCATCTTGGGTGCAATCCTATCTGGAATTTGGTCAGTCCGAGCTCCAGTACGGGTTCGAACACACTCCGTTGATTGGGATGCAGTGGGAACTGGCTGATGCAGCTGAGTTCTGAGTTTGGAAAACCACTATGTttgtggaggaggcagaggacCTCTTTGCTAGACTATGATTGTGCCAGCTTTTCTCTGAAGAACTGAAAGGTCTAAAATAATAATTTGCTTtgtcttttccttccctcttttgTAGTTCTTAGAAGATAGAACTGATCTTCTGGTCATTGGGGAAATCACCTTCAACAAACATCTGTATGAGGGCCTGAAGGAAGAGAACCACAAAGCTGAGGTACCAAGCACCATGTAGGCAGCTAGGGCCCTTTCTCAGGATGGAAATGAAGGAAGCAACTGAGGGGAGGAATGCAAATGTTTTTGCTGAACTCTTAAAATAGCGTGATTTAGGAGGGCCTGGACTCATTGGCTGAGTTCAATTGAACCAGGATTTGGACCACAGAGAGAACAAAAGGGAATGAAGAGAATGTATTGGTGCACACAGAGAAGTTATCTGCCTGGTTGGGAATATGCACACTGTATTCCCAGTCATGCAGAGAACTATCCTAAGTCCAGAAGGTAATTTCTAGTTGGAAACACAAATATATGTCAGCTTCAAAGAAGTTTCAATGATAGTAGATAGATTTAAGCACCTCCTGGAAgcctgatgggggtgggggagtggggaatACAGCCAATTAGGATGAGCAGCTGTTTCATCTTAGATGGGCTGCATTCATGTTCCCTCTTAATCATCTATTTGAATCTAAATCCCAACATTTTTATAAATGTCAGGTGGGAAATTGGCCACTTGATACAGTTATATTTAATAGGCACATTTGTCCTCTCACATACATCAATGTAATTCAGGAGAAACCCCAGGGAAATCGGCGGGCTTGCGTCGGTGTACATGAGAAGAGAATTCATGTTTCAGGAGAGGCTGTTAAAGTAGTGAGATAAATTCAGCTGAGCCGTGTATAACTGTAGTGCATTGAGAGATGCACGAGGTCGTATCACAGGGATTATCAGAAATATAGCTCTGCTCGTGCTCTGATGCCTAGTGTGAAGAAAGACAAGGGGCAGATACGGTGGTACTGGAGCATCATTTCAATACACAAAGTAACCTCTGTCACTCAACTGTATTGTCTCtatttttcagtgtttctttTTAGTTAGCAAATACTTGAGCCTTTTCCTCCCATTGGTGGAAACCTTTACCAATGAGCTCGGCTCAATAGAATCTCCTTTCTTGCCAACATCAAAGCAAGAGGAGTTTGAGGTATTTACTCCATCCGCAAAATATGGCCAcgtctgtatttggaaaaaaggtgtatttttaacaAGTTAACGAGGCTCCTTGCTAGGCTTCAGCTAATGTATTAAAGCtacaactgccttgtcttcaccagGATTTCAATGTGTTAGTTAACATGTTTTAAAGTTGCACCTTTTCCCCCCAGTGGAGACAAAAACTATATTGTAATGGGTTGTCATTAGGGGACACTGAGACAATCACTTCACCCAGAGACTTCTTAAGGAGTCTGAGTGAGTTTAACTAGAagtagaatgatacaaaattagcATTAcgcacattaagtggattaaaattGGCTAATTGAAAGGACTCAGATTGGAAATGGGAATCTTCATCAAGCAGGTGTTATTCTAGTTGAGGCCCATGAGAACAGGTTCTTGGCCCTGCACTGCTTAACATTTTTTGTCAATGACCTTGAAGAAACCATAAAATGATAAACATAAAACTGAGAAAGTTTACAGATGACCCAGAGATTGAGGGAGCAGTAAATaaagaagaggacaggtcactgatacagagtgatctacATCGCTTAGTAAGCAGGGCACAAGCAAATATTATGAGTTTAAGATGGCCAAATGTAAAGTGTCCCTTCTGGCGTTATAATCTGTGAACTCACTCCCCTAGTTAAGACAAAGCAATTATACTGGAGCATTTGTTAAACCACCCTTGATTCTATTCTAGATTACTGTCATCTTGCTGAAAATGCAAGTAATCAATTCCTTGCCTGTTGTCATAGGAAGCTCTGTTGGTGGATTTTTGCTGTTGGCTTTCAttatattcatcctttttaaGGTAAATATATTTGTTGACATAATTACAAGCACATGTCATTCTTGTTGATTAAGATCCCAGCAGTCCAGCGACTATCCTGTCCTCAGTGAGAGTTCACATtcagctgtggatattctggtaTGTTTTACTGAGGGAGGGAATGCAGGACCATTGGGGTTCTCCCTTACAGTTTTTTCAGcaggttaattaattaatgtgaattaatacatttttaaagtttcccTGAGTTATgaaataacttgttttaaaaaacaaacaaatcctgaaggatcccaaggTCTTTCTCAAGGCCTTACTGTCCTGGCCAGATTATAACTCAGGCAAATGTATACAGCCTCTTAAAATTTCGTCCACAGTTTCAATTGGAGAcagtattcatttttattttctcttaaactgctaaacagctgccacgttccactccagaagtggcttCATTTTAGTAGAGTGTGTGGGTATGTGGAGGCGGGAGGAGAAAATCATGGGAGAGGGTGATTCCATAGCTACATGCCAATACCTTTTGAAGGGTTTAAGGATGTAAGGTGCTATAGAACTGTAAGAAATTATAATTGGGACAAATTCTGAGTTCCTTATTCAGCTTTTGCTCAGTTCCTTACTCAGCTTTTGCTCAGTCCTTAAACTTCCTCTGACTTATTGCGACTTTAACTGAATAGGGGGAACTCAGAATTTAGCTCATTGTTATAATGTATATACACAAGCATAAAGGACCCAATACATGTTTTTAATGCTCTTCTTGATGTCTTTCAGTGTGGCTTTTTCAAAAGAAACTATAAAAATATGATGGTGGACATGATTCCTGAGGATCAGAATGACTAGAGCAGGATTCTGTACAGGAATTGCACACTCTTCCTGAGAGCTCCAATATCAAAGACCAGCCGGAAGCAAAGCAAATCAGTCTGTGAGCTGGGATGGATCTTGAGACTGCCATGGTTTGCTCTTGGTTTAATTTAGGGACCTTGCACAACCCAGTCACCTGCTTATGCAGCTAGCTTGGATTTGCTGACTGTTTGTCAAAATTGGATTTTCCTAGATTAACAAACTACAGAATCCTCATTTCAAATTTTgcctaaatgtaaatgtaaatatgGAGAAAATTTAGTTTGGATTGTGTGTAATTTATGCATTGTTATCGCATTCTTTGTTGTTTTGATGCCGAGTTGGTTTTAAATGGACTTTAATAGCATGCAACCGCAAACTAGTTTGAAAATAGGAATGGTTGAATGGAGGCTCCACTCTGGTCATTGCGAGTGAAGTTAGCAAAGCACCTCAGATGCATGCATTCTTGTACTTGTTTGATTTAACACAGCAGGGCAGTCTCGTTGCTCTCAGCCATTATTCAGTTAGTGGGATATGTGGATTCTTGCTGATTGGAATCATAAGTGTGTCCAGAGGTGACCATGTAAACAAGCAGAATGGTTATAGGAGAAAgactctcctccccacacccagaacaAAGAAGGTTCTTGTTTGGCCTAGTAACCCAAAATGCTTTTGTGTTTTCCATTGGGATCGCCAGACTCTCATGAGAACAAAGGGTTAATAATCAGATTCATGCCTTTCAGTTCTGGGTTAATTGTTTTCAAATTCTGAttaggtcacaagtgaaaatgtGTTTGCTAGGTTTCATACTAGGTCCCGATGGACTATTTCCGCATCAGAAATCACTGCACCATGATGGCATGATTGGCAGTGCCTGCTCAGAAGAGTACAAGAACTGGAATGGTAGCAGTGTTGCAGGTCTTGAGTCACTGGCAAATCTGGAGTTGAACAGAGCAGGATTGTTGCAGGTCAGGATTGTGCTTTATTGCATAGCAATATGGAGTCCcaagactggaatagcagggggtgtTGCAGGTCAGAGGTAACTGCATTTACAGAGCAGTGTGCGTGGGAAGTTTGCTTAACAACTGCCTGTCCTGTGGTTGGCTCTAGTCAGCACCTTCAGTCCTTGTGTTTTCTGAGCACAAAAATGACCACTGACCTCAAACAATTTTTTGAAAgcaaaaatatctttaaatattTCCACATCTGGCTGTAGCTGTCCCTACCTGTGTAGTTTGCTGTTTTATTTCTGTCATATTTACTTCACCTAAAACCACTGAAACTTGAGTGTGCGTTCACTTGAAATGAACAGAATTAACCTAGATGTTCATTCCAACAAGAGGAAAGCAGATTGGCCCACCACCTGCTCATCTCTTAGCCAATACATACCATTTCATGGGTAGCTAACAGCTTCTACGTAGCCTGTGCTGGTGTTTTTTAATGTCTCGGTGTAGCAGTCAATATGTACTGTTTCATGGGAAACTAACAGCTGCCCTGTGGCCTGCACTGGAGTGTCTTTAATATCCTGATGTAGCAATTGGTCGGATGGCAGATGACTGTGATGTGGTGGTAGTGCAGCACGACAAGTACCTGAGTTTAAGTGCAATGTTGGGTCTCCTCAGTCTACGCAGGTCCGAGAAGGTAACAAGATACTCTGCAAACGCACGTCCTAATGGGCAACTCACAAAACCACAGTGGTAATGGTTGTTGAGTAGACAGCACATCTGTTCCCTCCAAGGTAGAGCTTAAGCAGGAGTTTTGAATCTGTGGTCCCAGGATATAGAGGAGCTTCAGAAACCTGCCAGGCCTTTGGTTAGTGCCAGAGTTGGCAATCCAAGAAACTCATTTGTGGATGGTTTGGAGGGAGGGACAGACCACCTCTTAAAATCCCCATAGAACATCAGATCAGAAAAAGGACAGACTGTTTCTTTCTCTTTGGGCTCTAGCtgtgtgtcacagttcaggacgagctctccctctccctctccctttctgTCCAAGTGCCTCCCCCTTGAGATCTCAGGCTCATG
Proteins encoded in this region:
- the HASPIN gene encoding serine/threonine-protein kinase haspin translates to MELAARPQPRLLRTYTRRGAGLRRLPPPAPWLSPPQDRERLFGSSSASAGSASAGSSSGSEDPDFQPPGPRRPRRGPARRRGGSARPAKENRAPAGPGPPSGGCAAPATPPGRHVTRRRRWGALPSPGRRAGPPLLCSTPQQPAPAGAASRTLPAEESILGGGQENRPPGAGRAASGQAPRRRHGTPRPLLAELSSLAPAGSAAEAAAGLEGSLELFSPPLAGASGRVSRGPQRPSGSPLAGDWRGRSQPVRPASPHGAPRPPACRVSESRYVLVPCGAAQGDLIQLVPSSFPGKHRPSVPTRGQPASPPHKTVSRDHVQRLTSQKAERAQRTTPGPCPLETSLGLQKSASRPGAALPITGKPHVLVQGNTSPDEPHDDLRGSSQKRSWNLSTDKSRHHLQPLVVLSSQVVPNWLAANNKKLDAWPSWRENDCQQPVTPSALSVISEKKSRSSKVIPRDGGRGTSKKACISGFSSSRWGKQARRRPVRRKNSKTPWQQADGSFFQEQMRQRGMEKNALEMSSSFLCDFSFLNDSQWWARARASLSLHKKKKVSTEESACGSIPCTPSSKSQLAGYHKSLFIQSVGYSNWPTSSVLLLTPMKSHSVLEVMLTDAEKVYGECQQEGPISFEECIPPDKMKNCLKIGEGVFGEVFQTNSEKGAVALKIIPVEGTERVNGEAQKSFSEILPEMIISKELSLLSQEVENRTVGFIDLYSVHCVQGAYPKHLLKAWDKYHELNGSENDRPDLFGEQQLFMVLEFEFGGNNLENMRNQLNSVATAKSLLHQVTASLAVAEEGLYFEHRDLHWGNILVKKTNLKELSYILNGAVYTIPTKGIHVNIIDYTLSRMEKDGLTVFCDISTDKELFQGRGDYQFDIYRQMKEENSNNWADYHPHSNVLWLHYLADKLLKEVNYKRKLSSSSALKGIHKQLRKFHREVLNFSSASDVLLNSSLFH
- the ITGAE gene encoding integrin alpha-E isoform X1 — its product is MAMFCIGPAKAFRLSPPGAESCVSRTGCTAQYTLSGQHYVNNRALTLNINTTVCTIGKEWSLPFGTRETKLSGSKEVQYQCVECAILSDREDVSVIAELPLTDSQQFLEDRTDLLVIGEITFNKHLYEGLKEENHKAEITVILLKMQVINSLPVVIGSSVGGFLLLAFIIFILFKCGFFKRNYKNMMVDMIPEDQND
- the ITGAE gene encoding integrin alpha-E isoform X2; this translates as MKIALLLIEEHILDVRYAFTAVLTKPTPVVYVNVSQGHSDNKEFQFNNTTVCTIGKEWSLPFGTRETKLSGSKEVQYQCVECAILSDREDVSVIAELPLTDSQQFLEDRTDLLVIGEITFNKHLYEGLKEENHKAEITVILLKMQVINSLPVVIGSSVGGFLLLAFIIFILFKCGFFKRNYKNMMVDMIPEDQND